In Streptomyces canus, one DNA window encodes the following:
- a CDS encoding SMI1/KNR4 family protein — translation MTDDELVLAVRSHVADRGLPRPASAEDVTAFERVVGNPMPDLLKRMYLEVANGGFGPWRVVSLTEADDWFSDCADITMAFHAFGGPDGDALPSGLVPLMDRGCAKWTLIDFRTSDGQMWDWDPNLCCIRHAPGPLGQSLAQWLTDWLRGEAHEGPYPHRVPADSACHNP, via the coding sequence GTGACTGATGACGAACTCGTCCTGGCGGTCCGTTCGCATGTGGCCGACCGGGGGCTGCCCAGGCCCGCATCTGCTGAGGACGTCACGGCCTTCGAGCGGGTAGTAGGTAATCCGATGCCCGACTTGTTGAAGCGGATGTATCTCGAAGTCGCCAACGGTGGCTTCGGACCCTGGCGGGTGGTCTCGCTGACCGAGGCCGACGACTGGTTCAGCGACTGCGCGGACATCACCATGGCCTTCCACGCGTTCGGCGGTCCCGATGGGGACGCCCTCCCGTCGGGACTCGTCCCGCTGATGGACCGAGGCTGCGCGAAGTGGACACTGATCGACTTCCGTACGTCCGACGGCCAGATGTGGGACTGGGACCCCAACCTGTGCTGCATCCGGCACGCTCCTGGACCGCTCGGACAATCACTCGCGCAGTGGCTCACCGACTGGTTGCGCGGCGAGGCGCACGAGGGCCCCTATCCGCACCGCGTGCCGGCCGACTCCGCATGTCACAACCCATGA
- a CDS encoding RICIN domain-containing protein, with protein sequence MAVVAGSAVVINTASAGTVDSKSWYVLVNRNSGKVLDGREFATNDGAAVVQWARHGGANQQWRFIDAGDGYYKLQNRNSGKVLDNRNWSKTAGSEIVQWSDRNGTNQQFKLAESSDGYMRLINRFSGMAVEVHNASKANGGDVVQYRDWGGANQQWQLVPAGSVGSAATPTPTPTPTPSATATSVPSSKASSGTSPSPASSPAAAAGGGSSTKSFMGGNKVLIGGSMSDESADAAPFDVRYAYVHSQPAPSSDYYSASKCKDEWKSWWGCWQGSTTPPGNYVTYLNGQVAKATYKGSPRPQKFFWTWYSLRDLGDLAGQGDGPGEVEAINRVDLLTRYMNDYRFFLQKIGNAQNMIDLEPDFWGYVRSLGDPHTVAAKVSAANPTDCGSQEDSAAGLSRCLISMAHTYAPNTTVGFHLSCWDWQSNMQGCAKDYANLGAQNADFLVADVSDRDAGWYAKPEHGGLDTFWTDQKAAAQMGFYKTMAESVGKPVVLWQIPVGNMAQNNTLNHYKDDKVDWLLGHMDQVANAHIAGLLFGAGHGEQTSVETDGGNLINKTIAYHNAGGVALK encoded by the coding sequence ATGGCTGTCGTGGCCGGCTCCGCGGTCGTGATCAACACGGCCTCGGCGGGAACCGTGGATTCGAAGTCGTGGTACGTGCTGGTCAACCGCAACAGCGGCAAGGTGCTGGACGGCCGGGAGTTCGCCACGAACGACGGCGCGGCGGTGGTGCAGTGGGCCCGTCACGGCGGGGCCAACCAGCAGTGGCGGTTCATCGACGCAGGTGACGGGTACTACAAGCTGCAGAACCGGAACTCCGGCAAGGTGCTGGACAACCGCAACTGGTCGAAGACCGCCGGCTCCGAGATCGTGCAGTGGAGCGACCGGAACGGCACCAACCAGCAGTTCAAACTGGCCGAGTCGTCGGACGGCTACATGCGTCTGATCAATCGCTTCAGCGGCATGGCCGTCGAGGTCCACAACGCCTCCAAGGCCAACGGGGGCGACGTCGTCCAGTACCGCGACTGGGGCGGCGCCAATCAGCAGTGGCAACTCGTCCCGGCCGGGAGCGTCGGCAGCGCCGCAACGCCGACGCCGACGCCGACGCCGACGCCCAGCGCGACGGCAACCAGTGTTCCCTCGAGCAAGGCTTCGAGTGGCACGAGCCCGTCGCCGGCGTCGTCTCCCGCGGCCGCGGCCGGCGGCGGCAGCTCGACGAAGAGTTTCATGGGTGGCAACAAGGTGCTCATCGGCGGCTCGATGTCCGACGAGTCGGCGGACGCCGCGCCGTTCGACGTGCGATACGCCTACGTGCACAGCCAGCCCGCGCCCTCGTCGGACTACTACTCGGCATCGAAATGCAAGGATGAGTGGAAGAGCTGGTGGGGCTGCTGGCAAGGCAGCACCACGCCACCCGGCAATTACGTGACCTATTTGAACGGCCAGGTGGCCAAGGCGACCTACAAGGGAAGCCCGCGCCCGCAGAAGTTCTTCTGGACCTGGTACTCACTGCGCGACCTCGGGGATCTGGCAGGTCAGGGCGACGGTCCGGGCGAGGTCGAGGCCATCAACAGGGTCGACCTGCTCACCCGGTACATGAACGACTACCGCTTCTTCCTCCAGAAGATCGGCAACGCGCAGAACATGATCGACCTCGAGCCCGACTTCTGGGGCTACGTCCGATCGCTCGGCGATCCGCACACGGTTGCCGCGAAGGTCTCTGCCGCGAATCCGACGGATTGCGGATCACAGGAGGACAGCGCCGCCGGACTCTCCCGGTGCCTGATCTCGATGGCGCACACATACGCACCGAACACCACCGTGGGCTTCCACCTCTCCTGCTGGGACTGGCAGAGCAACATGCAGGGATGCGCCAAGGACTACGCGAACCTCGGTGCGCAGAACGCCGACTTCCTGGTCGCCGATGTGTCGGACCGCGACGCCGGCTGGTACGCAAAGCCGGAGCACGGTGGCCTGGACACCTTCTGGACCGACCAGAAGGCCGCTGCCCAGATGGGGTTCTACAAGACGATGGCCGAGTCCGTGGGCAAGCCGGTGGTCCTGTGGCAGATCCCCGTGGGCAACATGGCGCAGAACAACACCCTCAACCATTACAAGGACGACAAGGTGGATTGGCTCCTCGGTCACATGGACCAGGTGGCGAACGCCCATATCGCCGGCCTGCTGTTCGGCGCGGGGCATGGCGAACAGACATCGGTCGAGACCGACGGCGGGAACCTGATCAACAAGACGATCGCCTACCACAACGCGGGTGGCGTGGCGCTCAAGTAG
- a CDS encoding NUDIX hydrolase: MGELVERVDEEDRVIGVVDRAEAIEKGWLHRIATTVCRDPDGRILVHRRPENDSRFPGQYNWLVGGAAEAGESYEEAAARELAEELGVVGTPRFLFKFLCRGEISPYWLGVHEVVVTGALVPDPAEIAWHAWFGEGELLEAAGRPTFVSDGAEALRRHLAARTPGSSAVPPTDGAAASG, from the coding sequence ATGGGCGAACTGGTGGAGCGGGTGGACGAGGAGGACCGGGTCATCGGGGTGGTGGACCGGGCGGAGGCCATCGAGAAGGGGTGGCTGCACCGGATCGCGACCACGGTCTGCCGTGATCCGGACGGGCGGATTCTGGTGCATCGGCGGCCGGAGAACGATTCCCGCTTCCCGGGGCAGTACAACTGGCTGGTGGGCGGGGCGGCGGAGGCCGGGGAGTCGTACGAGGAGGCGGCGGCCCGGGAACTCGCCGAGGAACTGGGGGTGGTCGGGACACCGCGCTTCCTCTTCAAGTTCCTGTGCCGCGGCGAGATCAGCCCCTACTGGCTCGGGGTGCACGAAGTCGTCGTGACCGGAGCGCTCGTGCCCGATCCGGCGGAGATCGCTTGGCACGCCTGGTTCGGCGAGGGCGAGTTGCTGGAGGCGGCCGGGAGGCCCACGTTCGTGTCCGACGGGGCGGAGGCCCTGCGGCGTCACCTGGCGGCCCGAACGCCCGGATCGTCGGCAGTGCCTCCCACCGACGGGGCGGCCGCCTCGGGTTGA
- a CDS encoding GtrA family protein has protein sequence MEPQTADTTQSPSSPSLSSLSSPAAPGPLASFVRFVVCGGGIGVLSSFAVPLVAMTMPWAVANAVITVVSTLLCTELHALFTFGTGRRPGWRRHLQSSGSAAAAYAVTCAAMFLLHVIQSAPGMLTEQAVYLTASGLAGIGRFLVLRLFVFTSGRKSPLRPRRPVLPLPRPVLTQAAVGATC, from the coding sequence ATGGAGCCGCAGACGGCCGACACGACACAGTCCCCGTCCTCGCCCTCCCTGTCCTCCCTGTCCTCCCCGGCCGCCCCCGGCCCCCTCGCCTCCTTCGTCCGCTTCGTCGTCTGCGGCGGCGGGATAGGCGTCCTCTCCAGCTTCGCCGTACCGCTGGTGGCGATGACGATGCCGTGGGCGGTCGCGAACGCGGTGATCACCGTGGTCTCCACGCTCCTGTGCACCGAGCTCCACGCCCTGTTCACGTTCGGCACCGGCCGCCGCCCCGGCTGGCGCCGGCACCTCCAGTCCTCCGGCTCCGCGGCGGCCGCGTACGCCGTCACCTGCGCCGCGATGTTCCTCCTCCACGTCATCCAGTCGGCGCCCGGCATGCTCACGGAACAGGCCGTCTACCTCACCGCGTCCGGTCTGGCCGGCATCGGCCGCTTCCTGGTCCTGCGCCTGTTCGTCTTCACGAGCGGCCGCAAGAGCCCGCTCCGGCCCCGGCGCCCCGTGCTCCCCCTGCCCCGCCCCGTCCTCACCCAGGCCGCCGTCGGCGCCACCTGCTGA
- a CDS encoding DUF2797 domain-containing protein, protein MAQAWKCSGLRWSAGGPVLRWVGGRRSALTWGKRVAFGVAEGGVRTCVGARGHACPARAAVSGRTTGARCEECARLDRAHSVAADTLADDPRPYRVYLAWFGPGMVKVGITAHERGSARLWEQGAVCFSWLGTGPLMAARRAEELLRAALSVPDRIPYGDKRAVRSALPASAAERAAEIGELHARAVTLGGWPESLERAAYEPVDHVEVFGLAGLPTAVGEVSELVAGGSVGGRLIAAAGPDLHLETEGGGVVVLDTRLMTGWDLVPADGSEITVPMREFKEKPGVQDGLF, encoded by the coding sequence ATGGCACAGGCATGGAAGTGCTCGGGGCTGCGGTGGTCGGCGGGTGGGCCCGTGCTGCGGTGGGTCGGCGGTCGGCGCAGTGCGCTGACCTGGGGGAAGCGGGTGGCCTTCGGGGTCGCGGAGGGGGGTGTGCGGACATGTGTGGGAGCGCGGGGGCATGCGTGCCCGGCGCGGGCCGCGGTGTCGGGGCGGACCACGGGGGCGCGCTGCGAGGAGTGTGCGCGGCTGGACCGGGCGCACTCCGTGGCCGCCGACACCCTCGCGGACGACCCCCGTCCGTACCGGGTGTACCTGGCGTGGTTCGGGCCCGGCATGGTCAAGGTCGGCATCACGGCGCACGAGCGGGGGAGCGCGCGCCTGTGGGAACAGGGCGCCGTCTGCTTCAGCTGGCTCGGCACCGGTCCGCTCATGGCCGCCCGGCGCGCCGAGGAACTGCTGCGGGCGGCCCTCTCGGTACCGGATCGCATTCCGTACGGCGACAAGCGGGCCGTCCGGTCCGCCCTGCCGGCGTCGGCCGCCGAGCGGGCCGCCGAGATCGGCGAACTGCACGCGCGGGCGGTGACCCTGGGCGGCTGGCCCGAGTCCCTGGAGCGCGCGGCGTACGAGCCGGTCGATCACGTCGAGGTCTTCGGCCTCGCCGGCCTGCCCACCGCCGTCGGTGAGGTGAGCGAGCTCGTCGCGGGCGGGTCGGTGGGCGGCAGGCTCATCGCGGCCGCCGGCCCGGACCTGCACCTGGAGACGGAGGGCGGGGGAGTCGTCGTACTGGACACACGGCTGATGACGGGGTGGGATCTGGTTCCGGCCGACGGGTCGGAAATCACCGTGCCGATGAGAGAGTTCAAGGAGAAGCCGGGGGTTCAGGACGGGTTGTTCTGA
- a CDS encoding response regulator transcription factor, with amino-acid sequence MTTTSPQGRTELLRPDGSPVRVLVVDDELSITELLSMALRYEGWQIRSAGDGQGAVQTAREFRPDAVVLDMMLPDMDGLAVLGRLRRELPDVPVLFLTAKDAVEDRIAGLTAGGDDYVTKPFSLEEVVARLRGLIRRSGAADRRSDSVLVVGDLTLDEDSHEVSRAGENIHLTATEFELLRFLMRNPRRVLSKAQILDRVWSYDFGGQANVVELYISYLRRKIDAGREPMIHTRRGAGYLIKPAAS; translated from the coding sequence ATGACCACGACCTCGCCCCAGGGGCGCACCGAACTGCTGAGGCCGGACGGGAGCCCCGTCCGAGTGCTTGTGGTGGACGACGAGCTGTCGATCACCGAACTGCTGTCCATGGCCCTTCGCTATGAGGGATGGCAGATCCGGAGTGCGGGAGACGGCCAGGGTGCCGTTCAGACCGCGCGGGAGTTCCGGCCCGACGCCGTCGTTCTCGACATGATGCTTCCCGACATGGACGGACTGGCCGTCCTCGGGCGGCTTCGGCGTGAGCTGCCGGACGTGCCGGTGCTGTTCCTGACCGCGAAGGACGCCGTCGAGGACCGCATCGCCGGGCTCACCGCCGGTGGCGACGACTACGTCACCAAGCCGTTCAGCCTCGAAGAGGTCGTGGCCCGGCTGCGTGGGCTCATCCGCCGGTCGGGTGCCGCCGACCGCCGCAGCGACTCCGTGCTGGTCGTCGGTGACCTCACCCTCGACGAGGACAGCCACGAGGTCTCGCGCGCCGGAGAGAACATCCACCTCACCGCGACCGAGTTCGAACTGCTGCGCTTCCTCATGCGCAACCCCCGGCGGGTGCTCAGCAAGGCGCAGATCCTCGACCGCGTGTGGTCGTACGACTTCGGCGGCCAGGCCAACGTCGTCGAGCTCTACATCTCCTACCTGCGCCGGAAGATAGACGCGGGACGTGAGCCGATGATCCACACCCGGCGCGGAGCCGGCTATCTGATCAAGCCCGCCGCGTCATGA
- a CDS encoding HAMP domain-containing sensor histidine kinase, producing MSGRRRPRAQKRAGRAGKPRTLRTRLVVASVVLIAVVCSVIGTVTTLALRSHLYDQLSGKLNEASSRAAPRDFPPGKFGNGSNGGTGNGVDKNGRPVAQGNQQNTPAKFVIGPGPDGTIAAKVEKGQISDAKRGVKSGSDQNFGMAAESLTAAQIKVLNTVPKDTKQHKVELPGLGDYLVRYSSNETSAYYVALPTKDVDATIDTLILVEISVTAAGLGAAVIAGYVLVGLATRPLRRVANTATRVSELPLHTGEVNLSERVPEAECDPHTEVGQVGSALNRMLDHVHGALHARQQSEMRVRQFVADASHELRTPLASIRGYAELTRRGREEVGPDTRHALGRIESEAGRMTLLVEDLLLLARLDAGRPLQFEQTDLIPLVVDTISDARAAGMDHNWRLDLPDEPALVSGDAARLQQVLINLLGNARKHTPEGTTVTARIQRRGPWMCVDVEDNGQGIPSELLPHVFERFARGDSSRSRASGSTGLGLAIVEAVATAHGGAVTVDSVPGRTVFTMHLPALGPVTPRPAPETNWQSHSQAQHSAAIWVQQGA from the coding sequence ATGAGCGGACGACGACGGCCGCGGGCGCAGAAGCGAGCAGGGCGAGCAGGCAAGCCGCGCACGCTGCGGACACGGCTCGTCGTCGCGTCGGTGGTGCTGATCGCCGTGGTCTGCTCGGTGATCGGCACGGTGACCACGCTGGCGTTGCGGTCACATCTGTACGACCAACTGAGCGGCAAGCTGAACGAGGCCTCGTCACGGGCGGCGCCGCGCGACTTCCCGCCCGGGAAATTCGGGAATGGCAGCAACGGCGGCACCGGCAACGGCGTCGACAAGAACGGCCGGCCCGTCGCGCAGGGCAACCAGCAGAACACCCCCGCCAAGTTCGTCATCGGGCCGGGGCCGGACGGCACGATCGCGGCCAAGGTGGAGAAGGGCCAGATCAGCGACGCCAAGCGCGGGGTGAAGTCCGGCTCCGACCAGAACTTCGGGATGGCCGCCGAGAGCCTCACGGCCGCCCAGATCAAGGTGCTGAACACCGTCCCCAAGGACACCAAGCAGCACAAGGTGGAGCTGCCCGGCCTCGGTGACTATCTCGTCCGGTACTCCAGCAACGAGACCTCCGCCTATTACGTCGCCCTCCCCACCAAGGACGTCGACGCCACCATCGACACCCTGATCCTCGTGGAGATCAGCGTCACCGCCGCCGGTCTCGGCGCGGCCGTCATCGCCGGGTACGTCCTGGTCGGGCTCGCCACCCGCCCCCTCCGCAGGGTCGCCAACACCGCCACCCGGGTCTCCGAACTCCCGCTCCACACCGGCGAGGTCAACCTCAGCGAGCGGGTCCCCGAGGCGGAGTGCGATCCGCACACCGAGGTCGGACAGGTCGGCTCCGCGCTCAACCGCATGCTGGACCACGTCCACGGCGCCCTGCACGCACGCCAGCAGAGCGAGATGCGGGTGCGCCAGTTCGTGGCCGACGCCAGTCACGAGCTGCGGACCCCGCTCGCCTCCATCCGCGGGTACGCCGAGCTCACCAGACGCGGCAGAGAAGAGGTCGGCCCCGACACCCGGCACGCCCTGGGCCGTATCGAGTCCGAGGCGGGCCGTATGACGCTGCTCGTGGAGGACCTGCTGCTGCTCGCGCGCCTGGACGCCGGGCGGCCGCTGCAGTTCGAGCAGACCGACCTCATCCCGCTCGTCGTGGACACCATCAGTGACGCCCGAGCGGCCGGCATGGACCACAACTGGCGCCTGGACCTGCCCGACGAACCCGCCCTCGTCTCCGGTGACGCGGCCCGTCTCCAGCAGGTGCTCATCAACCTGCTCGGCAACGCCCGCAAACACACCCCGGAGGGCACGACCGTCACGGCGCGGATCCAGCGGCGCGGCCCCTGGATGTGCGTGGACGTCGAGGACAACGGCCAGGGCATCCCGTCCGAGCTGCTCCCGCACGTCTTCGAACGGTTCGCTCGCGGGGACTCCTCGCGCTCGCGTGCCTCCGGCTCGACGGGTCTCGGCCTCGCCATCGTGGAGGCCGTCGCGACCGCGCACGGCGGCGCCGTGACCGTGGACAGCGTTCCCGGGCGCACCGTGTTCACGATGCACCTGCCCGCTCTCGGTCCCGTGACCCCGCGTCCGGCGCCCGAAACGAACTGGCAATCGCACTCACAGGCACAGCACAGCGCCGCCATATGGGTGCAACAGGGGGCTTGA
- a CDS encoding bifunctional glycosyltransferase family 2/GtrA family protein produces the protein MRTDSSPGTLPAREHLPAGDAGTPVLDVVIPVYNEEKDLQPCVLRLHEHLKRTFPYAFRITIADNASTDTTPLVSQRLEAEIPEVKAFRLEQKGRGRALRTVWSASDAPILAYMDVDLSTDLNALLPLVAPLISGHSDLAIGSRLARSSRVVRGPKREFISRAYNLILRGSLQARFSDAQCGFKAIRRDVAQVLLPLVEDTGWFFDTEMLVIAERAGLRIHEVPVDWVDDPDSTVHIVKTATEDLKGVWRVGKALAGGSLPLDRVARPFGDDPRDREIQDVPKGLARQLVGFCVVGGLSTLFYLVLYSAFRQFGGSQIANALALLVSAVANTAANRRLTFGVRGRGGAVRHQAQGLVVFGIGLALTSGSLAALNAASSDPAHSTELAVLIAANLAATVLRFLLFRAWVFPDRDDDQPRTTVVAGHTPSSPAYATQQAYAPLPQRPTPHHPYATAPQSPYGTTEFRAGEAAEQRSWRDATVQVQPVRPTDTDPRNS, from the coding sequence ATGCGAACCGACTCTTCTCCCGGCACCCTGCCGGCGCGGGAGCACCTCCCGGCCGGCGACGCCGGTACGCCTGTCCTGGACGTAGTGATCCCCGTCTACAACGAGGAGAAGGACCTCCAGCCGTGTGTGCTGAGACTGCACGAGCACCTCAAGCGCACGTTTCCGTACGCGTTCCGCATCACCATCGCGGACAACGCGTCGACGGACACCACTCCCCTGGTGTCGCAGCGGCTGGAGGCGGAGATCCCGGAGGTCAAGGCCTTCCGGCTGGAGCAGAAGGGCCGCGGCCGGGCCCTTCGGACCGTCTGGTCCGCCTCCGACGCCCCGATCCTCGCGTACATGGACGTGGACCTGTCCACCGACCTGAACGCCCTGCTGCCACTGGTGGCCCCGCTGATCTCGGGCCACTCCGACCTGGCGATCGGCTCCCGGCTCGCCCGCAGCTCCCGGGTCGTACGCGGCCCCAAGCGCGAGTTCATCAGCCGCGCCTACAACCTCATCCTGCGCGGCTCGCTCCAGGCCCGTTTCTCCGACGCGCAGTGCGGCTTCAAGGCGATCCGGCGTGACGTGGCGCAGGTCCTGCTGCCGCTCGTCGAGGACACCGGATGGTTCTTCGACACCGAGATGCTGGTCATCGCCGAGCGCGCGGGCCTGCGTATCCACGAAGTGCCCGTCGACTGGGTCGACGACCCCGACTCCACCGTGCACATCGTGAAGACGGCGACCGAGGACCTCAAGGGGGTGTGGCGGGTGGGCAAGGCCCTGGCGGGCGGATCGCTGCCGCTGGACCGGGTCGCCCGGCCGTTCGGCGACGACCCGCGCGACCGCGAGATCCAGGACGTGCCCAAGGGGCTGGCCCGCCAGCTCGTCGGGTTCTGTGTCGTCGGCGGTCTGTCGACCCTCTTCTACCTGGTGCTCTACAGCGCCTTCCGCCAGTTCGGCGGCTCCCAGATCGCCAACGCGCTGGCCCTGCTGGTCTCCGCGGTCGCCAACACCGCCGCCAACCGGCGCCTGACCTTCGGGGTGCGCGGGCGGGGCGGCGCCGTCCGGCACCAGGCGCAGGGCCTGGTCGTCTTCGGTATCGGCCTCGCGCTGACCAGTGGCTCGCTCGCCGCGCTCAACGCGGCCAGCAGCGACCCCGCGCACTCCACCGAGCTGGCGGTGCTGATCGCCGCCAACCTCGCGGCGACCGTGCTGCGCTTCCTGCTCTTCAGGGCCTGGGTCTTCCCCGACCGCGACGACGACCAGCCCCGCACCACGGTGGTGGCCGGCCACACCCCGTCCTCGCCGGCCTACGCCACCCAGCAGGCGTACGCGCCGCTGCCCCAGCGCCCCACCCCGCACCACCCGTACGCCACGGCGCCGCAGTCGCCGTACGGGACAACCGAGTTCCGCGCCGGTGAAGCCGCGGAGCAGCGCTCCTGGAGGGACGCCACCGTGCAGGTGCAGCCGGTGCGCCCGACCGACACCGACCCGAGGAACTCCTGA
- a CDS encoding ArnT family glycosyltransferase → MTTQTDLPTQQGSGWGPAATAPEAPVAAPAPESGEPQQPLVRRLWRGRPEDPRWARPAFWGLLLATAALYFFNLSASGYANSFYSAAVQAGTKSWKAMFFGSLDAGNAITVDKPSAFLWPMEIAARIFGLNAWTILGPEVLMGVGTVAVVYASVRRRFSPGAGLIAGAVLALTPVAALMFRFNNPDAMLALLMALACYFVVRAIEDGKTKWLVWAGVAIGFAFLAKTLQAFLILPSLAIVYAVCAPVSLKKRFGQLAAATGALIVSGGWWVAIVELWPASSRPYIGGSQNNSFLELTFGYNGLGRLNGEETGSVGGGGGAGGTGQWGETGWDRMFNSEIGGQISWLLPAALILLVAGLVATRRLKRTSVTRGSFLVWGGSLLITLVVFSYMAGIFHQYYTIALAPYIAAVVGMGAGILWEKRAEMWASLTLAASVVAASAWGYVLLNRTPDYLPWLKWLVLTGGLVAALGLIFVARLGRQLALGAAALGIVAALAGPTAYTLSTVSSAHTGSIPTAGPAGASMMGGGPGGGGRGGFGGGTGGPGGQTRNGNGTTQGQGGQGQGFPGGGTGGTGGFGGGMPGQNGNTQGNGTTQNQQGGMPGGAMGDGGGMGGGGGVGGLLNGATVSAEAKKLVKADADDYTWAAAAIGAQNAASYQLATDESVMAIGGFNGTDPSPTPAQFKEYVADGKIHYFISSGSGGGMGGSSSGTSSQITSWVEANFKKVTVGSATFYDLTQKASG, encoded by the coding sequence ATGACCACGCAGACCGACCTTCCGACCCAGCAGGGTTCCGGGTGGGGTCCGGCGGCGACGGCCCCCGAGGCGCCGGTCGCTGCCCCGGCCCCTGAGTCCGGCGAACCCCAGCAGCCCCTCGTACGGAGACTGTGGCGCGGCCGCCCGGAGGACCCGCGCTGGGCACGCCCGGCCTTCTGGGGTCTGCTGCTCGCCACCGCGGCGCTCTACTTCTTCAACCTGAGCGCGTCCGGCTACGCCAACTCCTTCTATTCGGCGGCCGTCCAGGCCGGCACGAAGAGCTGGAAGGCGATGTTCTTCGGCTCGCTGGACGCGGGCAACGCCATCACCGTCGACAAGCCCTCGGCCTTCCTGTGGCCGATGGAGATCGCGGCCAGGATCTTCGGCCTGAACGCGTGGACGATCCTCGGCCCCGAGGTCCTCATGGGCGTCGGCACGGTCGCCGTCGTCTACGCGTCCGTGCGCCGCCGGTTCAGCCCCGGGGCCGGTCTGATCGCGGGCGCCGTGCTCGCGCTCACCCCCGTCGCGGCGCTGATGTTCCGGTTCAACAACCCGGACGCCATGCTGGCCCTGCTGATGGCGCTGGCCTGCTACTTCGTCGTCCGGGCCATCGAGGACGGCAAGACGAAGTGGCTGGTGTGGGCGGGTGTCGCGATCGGCTTCGCGTTCCTCGCGAAGACCCTCCAGGCCTTCCTGATCCTGCCGTCGCTGGCGATCGTGTACGCGGTCTGCGCGCCGGTCTCCCTGAAGAAGCGCTTCGGTCAGCTGGCCGCCGCGACCGGTGCCCTGATCGTCTCCGGCGGCTGGTGGGTGGCGATCGTCGAGCTGTGGCCCGCCTCCTCCCGCCCCTACATCGGCGGCTCGCAGAACAACTCGTTCCTCGAGCTGACCTTCGGCTACAACGGCCTCGGCCGTCTGAACGGCGAGGAGACCGGCAGTGTCGGCGGCGGTGGCGGCGCCGGCGGCACCGGCCAGTGGGGTGAGACCGGCTGGGACCGGATGTTCAACTCCGAGATCGGCGGCCAGATCTCGTGGCTGCTGCCGGCCGCGCTGATCCTGCTGGTCGCGGGCCTGGTGGCGACGCGCAGGCTCAAGAGGACGTCGGTGACCCGCGGTTCGTTCCTCGTCTGGGGCGGCTCGCTGCTGATCACCCTGGTGGTCTTCAGCTACATGGCGGGCATCTTCCACCAGTACTACACGATCGCCCTCGCTCCCTACATCGCCGCCGTGGTCGGCATGGGCGCCGGGATCCTGTGGGAGAAGCGCGCCGAGATGTGGGCCTCGCTCACCCTCGCGGCCTCCGTCGTGGCGGCCTCGGCCTGGGGGTACGTCCTCCTCAACCGCACCCCCGACTACCTGCCCTGGCTGAAGTGGCTGGTCCTGACCGGCGGCCTGGTCGCCGCGCTCGGCCTGATCTTCGTGGCCAGGCTCGGCCGGCAGCTGGCGCTCGGTGCCGCCGCCCTGGGCATCGTGGCCGCGCTGGCCGGTCCGACGGCGTACACGCTGAGCACGGTGAGCTCCGCGCACACCGGCTCCATCCCGACGGCCGGTCCCGCGGGCGCGAGCATGATGGGCGGCGGTCCCGGTGGCGGCGGGCGCGGCGGCTTCGGCGGCGGCACCGGCGGCCCGGGCGGCCAGACCCGGAACGGCAACGGCACCACCCAGGGCCAGGGCGGCCAGGGCCAGGGCTTCCCCGGCGGCGGCACGGGCGGTACCGGCGGCTTCGGCGGCGGGATGCCCGGACAGAACGGCAACACCCAGGGCAACGGCACCACGCAGAACCAGCAGGGCGGCATGCCCGGCGGCGCCATGGGTGACGGCGGCGGCATGGGTGGTGGCGGCGGTGTCGGCGGCCTGCTCAACGGTGCGACCGTCTCCGCCGAGGCCAAGAAGCTGGTGAAGGCCGACGCGGACGACTACACCTGGGCGGCGGCCGCGATCGGCGCCCAGAACGCCGCGAGCTACCAGCTGGCCACCGACGAGTCCGTCATGGCGATCGGCGGCTTCAACGGTACCGACCCGTCCCCGACGCCGGCCCAGTTCAAGGAGTACGTGGCGGACGGAAAGATCCACTACTTCATCTCCAGCGGCTCCGGCGGCGGCATGGGCGGCAGCAGCAGCGGTACGTCCTCGCAGATCACCTCGTGGGTCGAGGCCAACTTCAAGAAGGTGACGGTCGGTTCGGCCACCTTCTACGACCTCACCCAGAAGGCGAGCGGCTGA